The following proteins come from a genomic window of Streptococcus pneumoniae:
- a CDS encoding ribonuclease J, whose product MSNISLTTLGGVRENGKNMYIAEIGESIFVLNVGLKYPENEQLGVDVVIPNMDYLFENSDRIAGVFLTHGHADAIGALPYLLAEAKVPVFGSELTIELAKLFVKGNDAVKKFNDFHVIDENTEIDFGGTVVSFFPTTYSVPESLGIVLKTSEGSIVYTGDFKFDQTASESYATDFARLAEIGRDGVLALLSDSANADSNIQVASESEVRDEITQTIADWEGRIIVAAVSSNLSRIQQIFDAADKTGRRIVLTGFDIENIVRTAIRLKKLSLANEILLIKPKDMSRFEDHELIILETGRMGEPINGLRKMSIGRHRYVEIKDGDLVYIATAPSIAKEAFVARVENMIYQAGGVVKLITQSLHVSGHGNVRDLQLMINLLQPKYLFPVQGEYRELDAHAKAAMAVGMLPEHIFIPKKGTTMAYENGDFVPAGSVSAGDILIDGNAIGDVGNVVLRDRKVLSEDGIFIVAITVNRREKKIVARARVHTRGFVYLKKSRDILHESSELINQTVEEYLQGDDFDWADLKGKVRDNLTKYLFDQTKRRPAILPVVMEAK is encoded by the coding sequence ATGAGTAATATCAGTTTAACAACACTTGGTGGTGTGCGTGAGAATGGAAAAAATATGTACATTGCTGAAATTGGAGAGTCCATTTTTGTTTTGAATGTAGGGTTAAAATATCCTGAAAATGAACAATTAGGGGTCGATGTGGTGATTCCAAACATGGATTACCTTTTTGAAAATAGCGACCGTATTGCTGGGGTTTTCTTGACCCACGGGCATGCGGATGCCATTGGTGCTCTACCTTATCTCTTGGCAGAGGCTAAAGTTCCTGTATTTGGGTCTGAGTTGACCATTGAGTTGGCAAAGCTCTTTGTCAAAGGAAATGATGCCGTTAAGAAATTTAATGATTTCCATGTCATTGATGAGAATACGGAGATTGATTTTGGTGGGACAGTGGTTTCCTTCTTCCCTACGACTTACTCCGTTCCAGAGAGTCTGGGAATTGTCTTGAAGACATCGGAAGGAAGCATCGTTTATACAGGTGATTTCAAATTTGACCAAACGGCTAGTGAATCTTATGCAACTGATTTTGCTCGTTTGGCAGAGATTGGTCGTGACGGCGTCCTGGCTCTCCTCAGTGATTCGGCCAATGCAGACAGCAATATTCAGGTGGCTAGTGAAAGTGAAGTTAGGGATGAAATTACCCAAACTATTGCTGACTGGGAAGGTCGTATCATCGTTGCAGCTGTTTCCAGTAATCTTTCTCGTATTCAGCAGATTTTTGACGCTGCGGATAAAACAGGTCGACGTATCGTCTTGACAGGATTTGATATTGAAAATATCGTCCGCACAGCGATTCGTCTTAAGAAGTTGTCTTTAGCCAACGAAATTCTCTTGATTAAGCCTAAAGATATGTCTCGCTTTGAAGACCATGAGTTGATTATTCTTGAGACAGGTCGTATGGGTGAACCTATCAATGGACTTCGTAAGATGTCGATTGGTCGCCATCGTTATGTAGAAATCAAGGATGGGGACCTGGTCTATATTGCTACGGCTCCGTCTATTGCTAAAGAAGCCTTTGTTGCGCGTGTGGAAAATATGATTTATCAGGCAGGTGGGGTTGTCAAATTGATTACCCAAAGTTTACATGTATCAGGGCACGGAAATGTGCGTGATTTGCAGCTGATGATCAATCTTTTGCAACCTAAGTACCTCTTCCCTGTCCAAGGGGAGTATCGTGAGTTGGATGCTCACGCTAAGGCTGCCATGGCAGTTGGGATGTTGCCAGAACACATCTTCATTCCTAAAAAGGGGACGACCATGGCTTACGAGAATGGAGACTTTGTTCCAGCTGGATCGGTTTCAGCAGGAGATATCTTGATTGATGGGAATGCCATTGGTGATGTTGGAAATGTTGTTCTTCGTGACCGTAAGGTCTTGTCAGAGGATGGAATTTTCATCGTGGCTATTACAGTCAACCGTCGTGAGAAGAAAATTGTGGCTAGGGCTCGTGTTCATACGCGCGGATTTGTTTATCTCAAGAAGAGTCGCGATATTCTCCATGAAAGTTCAGAATTGATTAACCAAACGGTAGAAGAGTATCTTCAAGGAGATGACTTTGACTGGGCAGATCTTAAAGGGAAGGTTCGAGATAATTTGACCAAGTATCTCTTTGACCAAACCAAGCGTCGTCCAGCTATTTTACCAGTAGTCATGGAAGCAAAATAA
- the recJ gene encoding single-stranded-DNA-specific exonuclease RecJ, which yields MITPTYEWQFALQVEDADFTKIAKKAGLGPEVARLLFERGIQDQESLKKFLEPSLEDLHDAYLLHDMDKAVERIRQAIEEGENILVYGDYDADGMTSASIVKESLEQLGAECRVYLPNRFTDGYGPNASVYKYFIEQEGISLIVTVDNGVAGHEAIALAQSMGVDVIVTDHHSMPETLPDAYAIVHPEHPDADYPFKYLAGCGVAFKLACALLEEVQVELLDLVAIGTIADMVSLTDENRILVQYGLEMLGHTQRIGLQEMLDMAGIAANEVTEETVGFQIAPRLNALGRLDDPNPAIDLLTGFDDEEAHEIALMIHQKNEERKEIVQSIYEEAKTMVDPEKKVQVLAKEGWNPGVLGIVAGRLLEELGQTVIVLNIEDGRAKGSARSVEAVDIFEALDPHRDLFIAFGGHAGAAGMTLEVEQLSDLSQVLEDYVREKGADAGGKNKLNLDEELDLEALSLETVKSFERLAPFGMDNQKPIFYIKNFQVESARTMGAGNAHLKLKISKGEASFEVVAFGQGRWATEFSQTKNLELAVKLSVNQWNGQTALQLMMVDARVEGVQLFNIRGKNAVLPEGVPVLDFPGELPNLAASEAIVVKNIPEDITQLKTIFQEQHFSAVYFKNDIDKAYYLTGYGTRDQFAKLYKTIYQFPEFDIRYKLKDLAAYLNIQQILLVKMIQVFEELGFVTIKDGVMTVNKEAPKREIGESQIYQNLKQTVKDQEMMALGTVQEIYDFLMEKE from the coding sequence TTGATAACACCTACTTATGAATGGCAGTTTGCCCTGCAGGTAGAAGATGCGGATTTTACAAAGATAGCCAAGAAGGCTGGACTGGGTCCTGAGGTGGCTCGGTTATTGTTTGAGAGAGGGATTCAGGACCAAGAAAGTCTGAAGAAGTTTTTAGAACCTTCCTTGGAGGACTTACATGATGCTTATCTGCTCCATGATATGGACAAGGCAGTGGAGCGGATTCGTCAGGCTATTGAAGAAGGGGAAAATATTCTCGTTTATGGAGACTATGATGCGGATGGCATGACTTCGGCTTCTATTGTGAAGGAAAGTTTGGAACAACTTGGTGCGGAGTGCCGAGTTTACCTGCCAAATCGTTTTACCGATGGCTATGGCCCTAATGCTAGTGTTTATAAATACTTTATCGAGCAAGAAGGAATTTCCTTGATTGTGACGGTGGACAATGGGGTTGCTGGTCATGAGGCTATTGCATTGGCTCAGTCTATGGGAGTAGATGTCATTGTGACAGACCATCATTCCATGCCTGAAACCCTGCCAGATGCTTATGCTATTGTCCATCCTGAACATCCAGATGCGGATTATCCTTTTAAATATTTGGCTGGTTGTGGAGTTGCTTTCAAGTTGGCTTGTGCCCTGTTAGAAGAAGTGCAAGTGGAATTGCTTGATTTGGTCGCTATTGGAACTATTGCAGATATGGTGAGTCTGACGGATGAAAATCGTATCTTAGTTCAATATGGTCTGGAAATGTTGGGTCATACCCAGCGCATTGGTCTGCAAGAAATGCTGGACATGGCTGGGATTGCTGCCAACGAAGTAACAGAAGAAACGGTTGGTTTCCAGATTGCTCCTCGTTTGAATGCCTTGGGTCGCTTGGATGATCCCAATCCTGCCATTGATTTGTTGACTGGATTTGATGATGAGGAAGCGCATGAGATTGCCCTTATGATTCACCAGAAAAACGAAGAGCGCAAGGAAATCGTTCAGTCTATCTATGAAGAAGCCAAGACCATGGTGGATCCTGAGAAGAAGGTTCAGGTCTTGGCCAAGGAAGGCTGGAATCCTGGGGTTCTAGGAATCGTGGCTGGTCGTTTATTGGAAGAATTGGGACAGACAGTCATTGTTCTTAATATAGAAGACGGTCGTGCCAAGGGCAGTGCTCGTAGTGTGGAAGCGGTCGATATTTTTGAAGCTCTGGATCCCCATCGAGACCTCTTCATCGCCTTTGGAGGTCATGCAGGTGCAGCGGGTATGACGCTGGAAGTTGAGCAACTCTCAGATTTATCTCAGGTTTTGGAAGATTATGTTCGTGAAAAAGGTGCAGATGCTGGTGGCAAGAATAAGTTAAACCTAGATGAAGAGTTGGATTTGGAGGCACTTAGCTTGGAAACGGTCAAAAGTTTTGAACGTTTAGCTCCTTTTGGAATGGATAATCAGAAACCTATTTTTTATATCAAGAATTTTCAGGTCGAAAGTGCTCGTACTATGGGGGCAGGTAATGCCCATCTAAAGCTGAAAATTTCCAAGGGTGAGGCGAGTTTTGAAGTGGTAGCCTTTGGTCAAGGCAGATGGGCGACAGAGTTTTCTCAAACCAAGAATCTAGAGTTAGCGGTTAAATTGTCTGTCAACCAATGGAATGGCCAAACTGCCCTCCAGTTGATGATGGTGGATGCGCGAGTGGAAGGTGTTCAACTTTTTAACATTCGTGGAAAAAATGCAGTCTTGCCAGAAGGTGTTCCAGTCTTGGATTTTCCTGGAGAACTGCCAAATCTTGCGGCTAGTGAAGCTATTGTCGTAAAAAACATTCCAGAGGATATTACTCAGCTGAAGACCATTTTTCAGGAACAGCATTTCTCTGCTGTCTATTTCAAAAATGATATTGACAAGGCCTATTATCTGACAGGTTATGGGACTAGAGATCAGTTTGCCAAATTGTACAAGACTATTTACCAGTTCCCAGAGTTTGATATTCGCTACAAGCTGAAAGATTTGGCTGCATATCTTAATATTCAACAAATCTTGCTGGTCAAGATGATTCAAGTATTTGAAGAACTAGGCTTTGTGACGATAAAAGATGGTGTGATGACAGTCAATAAAGAGGCGCCAAAGCGGGAGATAGGAGAAAGTCAAATTTACCAAAATCTCAAACAAACCGTTAAAGACCAAGAAATGATGGCGCTGGGTACGGTGCAAGAAATTTATGATTTTTTGATGGAAAAAGAGTAG
- a CDS encoding amino acid ABC transporter ATP-binding protein, with protein sequence MALVEFKNVEKYYGDYHALRNINLRFEKGQVVVLLGPSGSGKSTLIRTINGLEAVDKGSLLVNGHQVAGASQKDLVPLRKEVGMVFQHFNLYPHKTVLENVTLAPIKVLGIDKKEAEKTAQKYLEFVNMWDKKDSYPAILSGGQKQRIAIARGLAMHPELLLFDEPTSALDPETIGDVLAVMQKLAHDGMNMIIVTHEMGFAREVADRIIFMADGEVLLDTTDVDNFFDNPSKPRAQQFLSKIINHESDKVK encoded by the coding sequence ATGGCTTTAGTAGAATTTAAAAACGTCGAAAAATATTACGGAGACTACCACGCACTCCGCAACATCAATCTCCGTTTTGAAAAAGGACAAGTTGTTGTCCTGCTTGGACCTTCTGGCTCTGGGAAGTCCACTCTTATCCGTACGATCAATGGTTTAGAGGCTGTTGACAAAGGAAGTCTCCTAGTCAATGGGCACCAAGTTGCTGGTGCCAGCCAGAAAGATTTGGTACCTCTTCGCAAGGAAGTCGGCATGGTTTTTCAACATTTTAACCTTTATCCACACAAAACGGTGTTAGAAAACGTGACACTTGCGCCCATTAAAGTTCTAGGAATTGATAAAAAAGAAGCTGAAAAAACCGCCCAAAAATATCTGGAATTTGTAAATATGTGGGACAAGAAAGATTCCTATCCCGCCATACTATCTGGTGGACAAAAACAGCGGATCGCCATCGCTCGTGGTCTTGCTATGCATCCGGAACTCCTCCTCTTTGATGAACCAACATCTGCTCTTGATCCTGAGACTATCGGAGATGTTCTAGCAGTTATGCAGAAACTGGCGCATGATGGGATGAACATGATCATCGTTACCCACGAAATGGGCTTTGCTCGAGAGGTTGCGGACCGCATTATCTTTATGGCCGACGGAGAAGTTTTATTAGATACGACAGATGTCGATAACTTTTTTGACAATCCAAGCAAACCTCGTGCCCAACAATTCCTCAGCAAAATTATCAACCACGAAAGTGACAAAGTCAAATAA
- a CDS encoding transporter substrate-binding domain-containing protein gives MKKKFFLSALLISLFGLAAAKPVQADTSIADIQKRGELVVGVKQDVPNFGYKDPKTGTYSGIETDLAKMVADELKVKIRYVPVTAQTRGPLLDNEQVDMDIATFTITDERKKLYNFTSPYYTDASGFLVNKSAKIKKIEDLNGKTIGVAQGSITQRLITELGKKKGLKFKFVELGSYPELITSLHAHRIDAFSVDHSILSGYTSKRTALLDDSFKPSDYSIVTKKSNTELNDYLDNLVTKWSKDGSLQKLYDRYKLKPSSHTAD, from the coding sequence ATGAAAAAAAAATTCTTTTTATCAGCATTATTGATTAGCCTTTTCGGCCTTGCTGCTGCCAAACCAGTCCAGGCTGATACTAGTATCGCAGACATTCAAAAAAGAGGCGAACTGGTTGTCGGTGTCAAACAAGACGTTCCCAATTTTGGTTACAAAGATCCCAAGACCGGTACTTATTCTGGTATCGAAACCGACTTGGCCAAGATGGTAGCTGATGAACTCAAGGTCAAGATTCGCTATGTGCCGGTTACAGCACAAACCCGCGGCCCCCTTCTAGACAATGAACAGGTCGATATGGATATCGCGACCTTTACCATCACGGACGAACGCAAAAAACTCTACAACTTTACCAGTCCCTACTACACAGACGCTTCTGGATTTTTGGTCAATAAATCTGCCAAAATCAAAAAGATTGAGGACCTAAACGGCAAAACCATCGGAGTCGCCCAAGGTTCTATCACCCAACGCCTGATTACTGAACTGGGTAAAAAGAAAGGTCTGAAGTTTAAATTCGTCGAACTTGGTTCCTACCCAGAATTGATTACTTCCCTGCACGCTCATCGTATCGATGCCTTTTCCGTTGACCACTCTATTCTATCTGGCTACACTAGTAAACGGACAGCACTACTAGATGATAGTTTCAAGCCATCTGACTACAGTATTGTTACCAAGAAATCAAATACAGAGCTCAACGACTATCTTGATAACTTGGTTACTAAATGGAGCAAGGATGGTAGTTTGCAGAAACTTTATGACCGTTACAAGCTCAAACCATCTAGTCATACCGCAGATTAA
- a CDS encoding amino acid ABC transporter permease → MTDLSSWTAYFQDFGQFFNGFLFTLALAIGSFILAMVLGIFFGAMSTSKRPILRILARIFVEFYQNTPLLVQFVIVFYGLPLISDHIIMIPIYWTAVLCVGLYHGAYIAEVIRSGIQSIPSGQMEAALSQGFTYISAMRLIILPQAFRIILPPLTNQIVNLIKNTSTVAIISGVDLMFVTKSWSALNGNYIPAFLGAALLYFALCFPVAQFGRKMEQANKKAYSL, encoded by the coding sequence ATGACAGATTTATCATCTTGGACAGCCTATTTTCAGGATTTTGGACAATTTTTCAATGGTTTCCTCTTTACTCTTGCCCTAGCGATTGGATCCTTTATCCTCGCCATGGTCTTAGGAATCTTCTTTGGTGCCATGTCAACCAGTAAACGTCCAATTTTACGCATTTTAGCTCGCATCTTCGTGGAATTTTACCAAAACACTCCCCTCTTGGTGCAGTTTGTTATTGTTTTTTATGGCCTACCTCTTATCAGTGACCACATCATCATGATTCCAATTTATTGGACAGCCGTTCTCTGCGTGGGACTCTATCACGGCGCTTATATCGCTGAGGTTATTCGTTCAGGGATTCAGTCTATTCCTAGTGGTCAGATGGAGGCCGCCTTGTCGCAAGGTTTTACCTATATCAGTGCCATGCGCTTGATTATCTTGCCTCAGGCCTTCCGCATCATTCTCCCTCCATTGACCAACCAAATTGTTAACCTCATCAAGAACACATCTACTGTAGCTATCATCTCTGGAGTAGACTTGATGTTTGTGACTAAGTCTTGGTCGGCTCTCAACGGAAACTATATCCCAGCCTTTTTAGGTGCTGCTCTTCTCTACTTTGCCCTATGCTTCCCTGTTGCCCAGTTTGGTCGCAAGATGGAGCAAGCCAATAAAAAAGCCTATTCACTTTAG
- a CDS encoding amino acid ABC transporter permease → MESILEILTPDNLVFIFKGFGLTLYISLIAIILSTIIGTVLAVMRNGKNPILRIISSIYIEFVRNVPNLLWIVTIFLVFKMKSTPAGITAFTLFTSAALAEIIRGGLNAVDKGQYEAGMSQGFTSAQILYYIILPQAIRKMLPAIISQFVTVIKDTSLLYSVIALQELFGASQILMGRYFEPEQVFSLYILIALIYFSFNLAISSLSHMLAKRWQQAAE, encoded by the coding sequence ATGGAATCTATTTTAGAAATTTTAACCCCAGATAACCTAGTCTTTATCTTTAAAGGATTTGGCTTGACCCTCTATATTTCTCTGATTGCCATCATCCTCTCTACTATCATCGGTACCGTGCTTGCCGTCATGCGAAATGGAAAAAATCCTATCTTACGCATTATTTCCAGTATTTATATCGAGTTTGTGCGCAACGTTCCCAACCTTCTCTGGATTGTTACTATCTTTTTGGTGTTCAAAATGAAATCCACACCAGCAGGTATTACAGCCTTTACTCTCTTTACATCAGCAGCCTTGGCTGAGATTATTCGAGGCGGTCTCAATGCCGTAGACAAGGGACAATACGAAGCAGGAATGTCACAAGGCTTCACCTCAGCCCAAATCCTCTACTACATCATTCTCCCACAAGCCATCCGCAAAATGCTACCAGCCATCATTTCTCAGTTTGTTACCGTGATTAAGGATACCAGTCTCCTCTACTCTGTTATCGCCCTACAAGAACTCTTTGGAGCCAGCCAAATTCTCATGGGCCGTTATTTCGAACCAGAGCAGGTCTTCAGTCTTTACATCCTGATTGCCCTCATCTACTTCAGCTTTAACCTAGCGATTTCTAGCCTGTCTCATATGCTAGCCAAACGTTGGCAACAAGCTGCAGAATAA
- a CDS encoding ferredoxin reductase family protein, which produces MKSVKGLLFIIASFILTLLTWMNTSPQFMIPGLALTSLSLTFILATRLPLLESWFHGLEKVYTVHKFTAFLSIILLIFHNFSMGGLWGSRLAAQFGNLAIYIFASIILVAYLGKYIQYEAWRWIHRLVYLAYILGLFHIYMIMGNRLLTFNLLSFLVGSYALLGLLAGFYIIFLYQKISFPYLGKITHLKRLNHDTREIQIHLSRPFNYQSGQFAFLKIFQEGFESAPHPFSISGGHGQTLYFTVKNSGDHTNNIYDNLQAGSKVTLDRAYGHMIIEEGRENQVWIAGGIGITPFISYIREHPILDKQVHFYYNFRGDENAVYLDLLRNYAQKNPNFELHLIDSTKDGYLNFEQKKVPEHATVYMCGPISMMKALAKQIKKQNPKTELIYEGFKFK; this is translated from the coding sequence ATGAAATCAGTCAAAGGACTACTCTTTATCATAGCTAGTTTTATCTTGACTCTTTTGACTTGGATGAACACTTCTCCCCAATTCATGATTCCAGGACTAGCTTTAACAAGCCTATCTCTGACTTTTATCCTAGCCACTCGTCTCCCACTACTAGAAAGCTGGTTTCACGGTTTGGAGAAGGTCTACACCGTCCACAAATTCACAGCCTTTCTCTCCATCATCCTACTAATCTTTCATAACTTTAGTATGGGCGGTTTGTGGGGCTCTCGCTTAGCTGCTCAGTTTGGCAATCTTGCCATCTATATCTTTGCCAGCATCATCCTTGTCGCCTATTTAGGCAAATACATCCAATACGAAGCTTGGCGATGGATTCACCGCCTGGTTTACCTAGCCTATATTTTAGGACTCTTTCACATCTACATGATAATGGGCAATCGTCTCCTTACATTTAATCTTCTAAGTTTTCTTGTTGGTAGCTATGCCCTTTTAGGCTTACTAGCTGGTTTTTATATCATTTTTCTATATCAAAAGATTTCCTTCCCCTATCTAGGAAAAATTACCCATCTCAAACGCTTAAATCACGATACTAGAGAAATTCAAATCCATCTTAGCAGACCTTTCAACTATCAATCAGGACAATTTGCCTTTCTAAAGATTTTCCAAGAAGGCTTTGAAAGTGCTCCGCATCCCTTTTCTATCTCAGGAGGTCATGGTCAAACTCTTTACTTTACTGTTAAAAATTCAGGCGACCATACCAATAATATCTATGATAATCTTCAAGCCGGCAGCAAAGTAACCCTAGACAGAGCTTACGGACACATGATCATAGAAGAAGGACGAGAAAATCAGGTTTGGATTGCTGGAGGTATTGGGATCACCCCCTTCATCTCTTACATCCGTGAACATCCTATTTTAGATAAACAGGTTCACTTCTACTATAACTTCCGTGGAGATGAAAATGCAGTCTACCTAGATTTACTCCGTAACTATGCTCAGAAAAATCCTAATTTTGAACTCCATCTAATCGACAGTACGAAAGACGGCTATCTTAATTTTGAACAAAAAAAAGTGCCCGAACATGCAACCGTCTATATGTGTGGTCCTATTTCTATGATGAAGGCACTTGCCAAACAGATTAAGAAACAAAATCCAAAAACAGAGCTTATTTACGAAGGATTCAAGTTCAAATAA
- a CDS encoding class II fructose-bisphosphate aldolase: MAIVSAEKFVQAARDNGYAVGGFNTNNLEWTQAILRAAEAKKAPVLIQTSMGAAKYMGGYKVARNLIANLVESMGITVPVAIHLDHGHYEDALECIEVGYTSIMFDGSHLPVEENLKLAKEVVEKAHAKGISVEAEVGTIGGEEDGIIGKGELAPIEDAKAMVETGIDFLAAGIGNIHGPYPVNWEGLDLDHLQKLTEALPGFPIVLHGGSGIPDEQIQAAIKLGVAKVNVNTECQIAFANATRKFARDYEANEAEYDKKKLFDPRKFLADGVKAIQASVEERIDVFGSEGKA; encoded by the coding sequence ATGGCAATCGTTTCAGCAGAAAAATTTGTCCAAGCAGCCCGTGACAACGGTTATGCAGTTGGTGGATTTAACACAAACAACCTTGAGTGGACTCAAGCTATCTTGCGCGCAGCAGAAGCTAAAAAAGCTCCAGTTTTGATCCAAACTTCAATGGGTGCTGCTAAATACATGGGTGGTTACAAAGTTGCTCGCAACTTGATCGCTAACCTTGTTGAATCAATGGGTATCACTGTACCAGTAGCTATCCACCTTGACCACGGTCACTACGAAGATGCACTTGAGTGTATCGAAGTTGGTTATACTTCAATCATGTTTGACGGTTCACACCTTCCAGTTGAAGAAAACCTTAAATTGGCTAAAGAAGTTGTTGAAAAAGCACACGCTAAAGGTATCTCAGTAGAAGCTGAAGTTGGTACTATCGGTGGTGAAGAAGACGGAATCATCGGTAAAGGTGAATTGGCTCCAATCGAAGACGCTAAAGCAATGGTTGAAACTGGTATCGACTTCTTGGCAGCTGGTATCGGTAACATCCACGGCCCTTACCCAGTAAACTGGGAAGGTCTTGACCTTGACCACTTGCAAAAATTGACAGAAGCTCTTCCAGGATTCCCAATCGTATTGCACGGTGGATCAGGTATTCCTGATGAGCAAATCCAAGCAGCTATCAAACTTGGTGTTGCCAAAGTTAACGTTAACACAGAATGCCAAATCGCATTCGCTAACGCAACTCGTAAATTTGCTCGTGACTACGAAGCAAACGAAGCAGAATACGACAAGAAAAAACTCTTCGACCCACGTAAATTCTTGGCTGACGGTGTAAAAGCTATCCAAGCATCGGTTGAAGAACGTATCGACGTATTCGGTTCAGAAGGTAAAGCATAA
- the vncS gene encoding sensor histidine kinase VncS, giving the protein MKRTGLFTKIFIYTFSIFSVLVICLHLAIYFLFPSTYLSHRQETIGQKATAIAQSLEGKDRQSIEQVLDLYSQTSDIKGTVKGEMTEDKLEVKDSLPLDTDRQTTSLFIEEREVKTQDGGTMILQFLASMDLQKEAEQISLQFLPYTLLASFLISLLVAYIYARTIVAPILEIKRVTRRMMDLDSQVRLRVDSKDEIGNLKEQINSLYQHLLTVIADLHEKNEAILQLEKMKVEFLRGASHELKTPLASLKILIENMRENIGRYKNRDQYLGVALGIVDELNHHVLQILSLSSVQELRDDRETIDLLQMTQNLVKDYALLAKERELQIDNSLTHQQAYLNPSVMKLILSNLISNAIKHSVPGGLVRIGEREGELFIENSCSSEEQEKLAQSFSDNASRKVKGSGMGLFVVKSLLEHEKLAYRFEMEENRLTFFIDFPKVVQD; this is encoded by the coding sequence ATGAAACGAACAGGTTTATTTACAAAGATATTTATCTATACCTTCTCGATATTTAGTGTTCTGGTTATCTGCCTTCATTTAGCTATTTATTTTCTTTTTCCTTCGACTTATCTGAGTCATCGTCAGGAAACCATTGGTCAAAAGGCAACAGCCATTGCCCAGTCCCTAGAAGGGAAAGATAGGCAGAGTATCGAGCAAGTGTTAGACTTGTATTCCCAGACTAGTGATATCAAGGGGACCGTCAAAGGTGAGATGACCGAGGACAAGTTAGAAGTCAAGGACAGTCTTCCTCTGGACACAGACCGCCAGACAACCTCTCTCTTTATTGAGGAGCGCGAGGTGAAAACGCAAGACGGTGGTACTATGATTCTCCAGTTTCTAGCTTCCATGGATTTACAAAAGGAAGCGGAGCAAATCAGTCTCCAGTTTCTTCCCTATACCTTGCTGGCCTCCTTTCTGATTTCCCTCTTGGTGGCCTACATCTACGCTCGGACTATTGTTGCACCGATTTTGGAAATCAAGCGGGTGACCCGTCGGATGATGGACCTGGATTCCCAAGTGCGATTGCGCGTGGATTCTAAGGATGAGATAGGCAATCTCAAGGAACAAATCAATAGCCTCTACCAGCATCTCTTGACTGTTATTGCGGACTTGCATGAAAAGAATGAAGCCATTCTCCAGCTGGAGAAGATGAAGGTCGAATTCCTACGAGGAGCTTCTCATGAATTGAAAACACCGCTGGCTAGTTTGAAAATCCTAATCGAAAATATGAGAGAGAATATCGGTCGTTATAAGAATAGAGACCAGTATCTGGGAGTTGCCTTGGGGATTGTGGATGAACTCAATCACCATGTTCTGCAGATACTTTCCCTCTCTTCTGTGCAGGAATTGCGAGATGATAGGGAAACAATTGACCTCCTCCAGATGACGCAAAATCTGGTCAAAGATTATGCCTTGCTAGCCAAGGAAAGAGAGCTCCAGATAGACAATAGTTTGACCCATCAGCAGGCTTATCTAAACCCATCAGTTATGAAGTTGATTCTTTCTAATCTCATCAGCAATGCCATTAAGCACTCTGTTCCAGGTGGCTTAGTTCGAATTGGAGAAAGAGAAGGAGAACTTTTTATCGAAAATAGCTGTAGCTCAGAGGAACAAGAAAAACTAGCCCAGTCTTTTTCTGACAATGCCAGTCGCAAGGTCAAGGGGTCTGGTATGGGGCTCTTTGTGGTTAAGAGTCTATTAGAACATGAAAAATTAGCTTATCGTTTCGAGATGGAGGAGAATCGTTTAACCTTCTTTATAGATTTTCCAAAAGTCGTCCAAGACTAG